From a region of the Colias croceus chromosome 30, ilColCroc2.1 genome:
- the LOC123704748 gene encoding larval cuticle protein LCP-17-like, which translates to MKLLLISCLVAFAAADVSHIVGHNERNANILNQNFDVGVEGQYQWAIETDNGISAQAKGALNNPQAENPSQIVQGQAQWKSPEGEVVQFAYTADENGYQVQGSHVPTPPPVPEAIIRSLEYIRAHPPKPEA; encoded by the exons CGCCGACGTGTCTCACATCGTTGGACACAACGAGCGTAACGCTAACATTTTGAATCAAAATTTCGACGTGGGAGTAGAAGGGCAGTATCAGTGGGCGATTGAAACTGATAATGGGATATCTGCGCAAGCTAAGGGCGCTTTGAACAACCCACAAGCC GAGAACCCATCCCAGATAGTGCAAGGCCAGGCGCAATGGAAATCCCCCGAGGGTGAGGTGGTGCAATTCGCGTACACGGCCGACGAGAACGGCTATCAAGTGCAG GGCTCCCACGTGCCAACCCCACCCCCAGTACCAGAGGCCATTATCCGCTCGTTGGAATACATCAGAGCTCACCCACCAAAACCCGAAGCTTGA